Proteins from one Buchnera aphidicola (Cinara laricifoliae) genomic window:
- the carB gene encoding carbamoyl-phosphate synthase large subunit, with amino-acid sequence MPKRNDINSILIIGSGPIIIGQACEFDYSGVQACTALKEEGYKVILINSNPATIMTDPEIADKTYIEPINIKIIKEIIKKEKPNAILPTMGGQTALNCVLQLHQSGILKQYNVELIGATIKSIQKAENRSLFEKSMNNINLKTAKCGIAHNIKEANIIIKSIGFPCIIRPSFTMGGTGGGIAYNYEEFKRICVQGLELSPISELLIDESLIGWKEYELEVIRDKLNNFIVVCTIENLDPMGIHTGDSITIAPAQTLSDREYQNMRNAAIMILKEIGVTNGGSNVQFAINPKTGKMIVIEMNPRVSRSSALASKATGFPIARISTKLSIGYTLDELKNDITGHNTPAAFEPSIDYVVTKIPRFDFKKFHKCNDRLTTQMKSIGEVMAIGRTFQESLQKAIRSLEIGSTGFDLNINQINHNNTSIDEKKIKYELKEAGPERLWYIGEAFRLQWTIKKIYELTFIDKWFLQQIQNLICIEEKIKNNKLSDLNYKQLKYLKSKGFSDLRISQLINVQESDIRKKRYKLKLHPTYKRIDTCAAEFSTETAYMYSTWEDECESLPTKNPKKIIILGSGPNRIGQGIEFDYCCVHASKILKKDKYETIMINCNPETVSTDYDISDRLYFEPITLEEILEIIRIEKPMGIVIQYGGQTPLKLAKHFKKEKINILGTQPKYIDIAENRKKFQKIIHSLKLQQPKNDTANNIQEALKKSNYIGYPIIARPSYVLGGRDMEIIYNDNHLKKYFLNRDQKSKNQTILLDQYLDNAIEIDVDAICDQKNVFIGGIMEHIEPAGIHSGDSACTLPVYTLDKKIEKKIKNQTKILALNLHVLGLINIQFAVKDRKIFILEVNPRASRSIPFVSKSIGAPLAKIAMRVICGISLLQQNYIRTIKPKYFFVKEVVLPFNKFPESNPFLGPEMRSTGEVMGIGKSFSLAFYKAMLGISVNLKNNGIVLLSVKDQDKNLVIDIAMKLKKLKFKLEATLGTYLKIKNQGIPVKLVNKIYEGRPNIQDFIKNKKYIYIINTSIDNKKNKETREIRKTALNYKIHYDSTLNGAFATISALQHIGKYPILCLQNIHRNNLY; translated from the coding sequence ATGCCCAAAAGAAATGATATAAATTCTATATTAATAATAGGATCCGGACCTATTATAATTGGACAAGCCTGTGAATTTGATTACTCAGGAGTCCAAGCTTGTACAGCATTAAAAGAAGAAGGATATAAAGTTATATTAATTAATTCTAATCCAGCTACTATCATGACAGATCCTGAAATTGCTGATAAAACATATATTGAGCCTATCAATATAAAAATTATAAAAGAAATTATTAAAAAAGAAAAACCAAATGCCATTTTACCTACTATGGGAGGACAAACAGCTTTAAATTGTGTGTTGCAATTACATCAATCAGGCATATTAAAACAATATAACGTAGAATTAATAGGTGCTACAATTAAATCTATTCAAAAAGCTGAAAATAGATCTTTATTCGAAAAATCAATGAATAATATTAATCTAAAAACAGCAAAATGCGGAATCGCTCATAACATAAAAGAAGCAAACATAATAATTAAATCTATTGGTTTTCCTTGTATCATACGACCATCATTTACTATGGGAGGTACCGGTGGTGGTATTGCATATAATTATGAAGAATTTAAAAGAATTTGTGTACAAGGTTTAGAATTATCACCGATATCCGAACTATTAATTGATGAGTCATTAATCGGCTGGAAAGAATATGAATTAGAAGTAATAAGAGATAAATTAAATAATTTTATTGTTGTTTGTACTATAGAAAACTTAGACCCTATGGGTATACATACCGGAGATTCTATAACTATTGCTCCTGCTCAAACATTAAGTGATCGAGAATATCAAAATATGCGAAATGCTGCAATAATGATTCTCAAAGAGATTGGTGTTACGAACGGAGGATCTAATGTACAATTTGCAATAAATCCAAAAACTGGAAAAATGATAGTTATTGAAATGAATCCTAGAGTATCTCGATCATCAGCTTTAGCTTCAAAAGCTACTGGTTTTCCTATTGCACGAATTTCTACAAAATTATCTATAGGTTATACTTTAGATGAATTAAAAAATGATATTACAGGACATAATACACCAGCAGCTTTTGAACCTTCTATTGATTATGTTGTAACTAAAATACCTAGATTTGATTTTAAAAAATTTCATAAATGTAACGATCGCTTAACTACTCAAATGAAATCAATAGGTGAAGTAATGGCTATTGGTCGTACATTTCAAGAATCGTTACAAAAAGCTATTAGAAGCCTAGAAATCGGATCTACAGGATTTGATCTAAATATTAATCAAATAAACCACAATAATACTTCAATAGATGAAAAAAAAATCAAATATGAATTAAAAGAAGCTGGTCCAGAACGATTATGGTACATAGGAGAAGCATTTAGATTACAATGGACGATAAAAAAAATATATGAACTAACATTTATAGATAAATGGTTTTTACAACAAATTCAAAATCTAATCTGTATAGAAGAAAAAATAAAAAATAATAAATTATCTGATTTAAATTATAAACAACTAAAATATTTAAAATCAAAAGGATTTTCAGATCTACGTATTTCTCAACTAATAAATGTCCAAGAAAGTGATATACGTAAAAAAAGATATAAGTTAAAATTACATCCTACATATAAACGTATAGACACCTGCGCAGCTGAATTTTCTACAGAAACTGCTTATATGTATTCTACTTGGGAAGATGAATGTGAATCTTTACCTACTAAAAATCCAAAAAAAATCATAATTCTCGGTAGTGGACCAAATAGAATTGGCCAAGGTATCGAATTTGATTATTGTTGTGTACATGCATCAAAAATATTAAAAAAAGATAAATATGAAACAATTATGATTAATTGTAATCCTGAAACAGTATCTACAGATTATGATATATCTGATAGGTTATACTTTGAACCCATTACATTAGAAGAAATATTGGAAATTATACGTATAGAAAAACCAATGGGAATTGTAATTCAATACGGAGGTCAAACACCATTAAAATTAGCAAAACATTTTAAAAAAGAAAAAATCAATATCTTAGGAACACAACCAAAATATATTGATATAGCCGAAAATAGAAAAAAATTTCAAAAAATAATTCATTCACTAAAATTACAACAACCTAAGAATGATACTGCAAATAATATACAAGAAGCATTAAAAAAATCTAATTATATAGGATATCCAATAATTGCACGTCCTTCATATGTACTAGGTGGGCGAGATATGGAGATAATCTATAATGATAATCATCTCAAAAAATATTTTTTAAATCGTGATCAAAAATCAAAAAACCAAACCATTTTATTAGATCAATATCTAGATAATGCTATTGAAATAGATGTAGATGCTATCTGTGATCAAAAAAATGTCTTTATTGGCGGGATTATGGAACACATAGAACCAGCAGGAATACATTCAGGAGATTCTGCATGTACTTTACCCGTTTATACATTAGACAAAAAAATAGAAAAAAAAATAAAAAATCAAACAAAAATTTTAGCTCTTAATTTACATGTATTAGGATTAATTAATATTCAATTTGCCGTTAAAGATAGAAAAATATTTATTTTAGAAGTAAATCCACGAGCATCTAGATCTATTCCTTTCGTATCAAAATCTATTGGAGCACCATTAGCAAAAATAGCAATGCGTGTAATTTGTGGAATAAGTTTATTACAACAAAACTATATTCGAACAATCAAACCAAAATATTTTTTTGTCAAAGAAGTTGTGTTACCATTTAATAAATTTCCAGAATCTAATCCTTTTTTAGGACCAGAAATGCGATCTACAGGAGAAGTGATGGGTATCGGTAAAAGTTTTTCATTAGCTTTTTATAAAGCGATGCTCGGAATATCCGTAAATCTTAAAAATAATGGAATAGTTTTATTATCTGTAAAAGATCAAGATAAAAATTTAGTTATTGATATTGCTATGAAATTAAAAAAATTGAAATTTAAATTAGAAGCAACGTTGGGAACTTATTTAAAAATAAAAAATCAAGGAATTCCAGTAAAATTAGTTAATAAAATTTATGAAGGAAGACCCAATATACAAGATTTTATTAAAAATAAAAAATATATTTATATAATAAACACATCAATAGATAATAAAAAAAATAAAGAAACTCGCGAAATACGAAAAACAGCTCTAAATTATAAAATACATTAT
- the carA gene encoding glutamine-hydrolyzing carbamoyl-phosphate synthase small subunit, which produces MKKLAHLILENGTIFQGISVGIEGETIGEIVFNTAMTGYQEILTDPSYLGQIISFTSPHIGNVGTNQLDEESKKIHANGIITRSISSLDSNFRSTQNLSKYIQKHRIIAISNIDTRKLTHILRNIGSLYGCIQSEKYMNIKNAIHKINSYKNKKNITISTGVKKIKKWNIEKYKNTCNKKKFHVVVYDFGVKNSILRILQKKGCKITLIPSNTSVENILSLQPSGILLSNGPGDPRSYLTSIKNIKKILKFSIPVFGICLGHQILALSLGAKIIKMKFGHHGSNHPVQNIYTKRVFITTQNHNFTIDKKSIKKNIIVTHISLFDKTIQGITLKNHPYFSFQGHPESNPGTHDIQQLFDTFINNMYKKEILNAQKK; this is translated from the coding sequence TTGAAAAAATTAGCACATTTAATATTAGAAAATGGTACTATTTTTCAAGGAATCTCCGTAGGAATAGAAGGTGAAACAATTGGAGAAATAGTATTTAATACCGCTATGACAGGATATCAAGAAATTTTAACAGATCCTTCATATTTAGGACAAATTATTTCATTTACTAGTCCGCATATCGGTAATGTCGGAACAAATCAATTAGATGAAGAATCTAAAAAAATTCATGCTAATGGCATCATTACTCGATCTATATCATCTCTCGACAGTAATTTTCGTAGTACACAAAATTTATCTAAATATATACAAAAACACCGAATTATAGCTATATCAAACATTGACACAAGAAAACTAACTCATATTTTACGAAATATCGGATCTTTATATGGATGTATACAATCTGAAAAATATATGAATATAAAAAATGCTATTCATAAAATTAACAGTTATAAAAATAAAAAAAATATAACTATATCTACTGGAGTAAAAAAAATTAAAAAATGGAATATTGAAAAATATAAAAATACATGTAATAAAAAAAAATTTCATGTTGTTGTATATGATTTCGGTGTTAAAAACAGTATATTAAGAATTTTACAAAAAAAAGGATGTAAAATTACTTTAATTCCATCAAATACTTCTGTAGAAAATATATTATCTTTACAACCTTCTGGGATTTTATTATCAAATGGACCTGGTGATCCACGATCATATTTAACATCTATTAAAAATATAAAAAAAATATTAAAATTTTCAATTCCTGTTTTTGGAATTTGTCTCGGACATCAAATTTTAGCATTATCATTAGGAGCAAAAATTATTAAGATGAAATTCGGACATCATGGATCTAATCATCCTGTTCAAAATATATATACAAAACGTGTATTTATTACTACCCAAAATCATAATTTTACTATTGATAAAAAATCAATAAAAAAAAATATTATTGTTACACATATATCTTTATTTGATAAAACGATTCAAGGAATCACATTAAAAAACCATCCATATTTTAGTTTTCAAGGACACCCTGAATCTAACCCAGGTACTCATGATATTCAACAATTATTTGATACATTTATTAATAATATGTATAAAAAGGAAATTTTAAATGCCCAAAAGAAATGA
- the dapB gene encoding 4-hydroxy-tetrahydrodipicolinate reductase, with protein MKNIKTKIAISGALGRMGKILIKEIKKNKCIKLIYGLVPNTQIKNHCNNDKKYFLNKKKFLTTLSILKKNKNISSFDTLIDFSTPCTTIKMIEYCIKYKKKMIIGTTGFNPIQINIIKKASKIIPILYSPNFSIGINVIHKIIQYISNILGNNSDIEIIESHHRNKIDAPSGTALQLGKIISKSMNWNFNESAIFSRYGNIGTRKNHTIGFSTIREGNTIGEHTILFSNEHEKISIKHKAINRSVFAKGALKAAIWIHNKKKGLYNMSDVLHNISIL; from the coding sequence ATGAAAAATATAAAAACTAAGATAGCTATTTCCGGTGCACTTGGTCGTATGGGAAAAATTTTGATTAAAGAAATTAAAAAAAATAAATGTATTAAATTAATATATGGATTAGTTCCAAATACACAAATTAAAAATCATTGTAATAATGATAAAAAATATTTTTTAAATAAAAAAAAATTTCTTACTACATTAAGTATTCTTAAAAAAAATAAAAATATTTCATCATTCGATACATTAATTGATTTTAGTACACCATGTACTACAATAAAAATGATAGAATACTGCATTAAATATAAAAAAAAAATGATTATAGGAACAACAGGATTTAATCCTATACAAATAAATATAATTAAGAAAGCATCTAAAATAATTCCAATATTATATTCTCCTAATTTTAGCATTGGTATTAACGTAATACACAAAATAATACAATATATCTCAAATATATTGGGTAATAATTCTGATATTGAAATTATTGAATCTCATCATAGAAATAAAATAGATGCGCCTTCAGGAACTGCATTACAGTTAGGAAAAATTATTTCAAAATCAATGAATTGGAATTTTAATGAATCAGCTATATTTTCACGATATGGAAATATCGGAACACGAAAAAACCATACAATTGGTTTTTCCACTATCAGGGAAGGAAATACAATTGGTGAACATACCATATTATTTTCTAATGAACACGAAAAAATTTCTATTAAACATAAAGCTATAAATCGATCAGTTTTTGCAAAAGGAGCTCTTAAAGCAGCTATTTGGATACATAATAAAAAAAAAGGCTTATATAATATGTCTGATGTTCTTCACAACATCTCTATTTTGTAA
- the ileS gene encoding isoleucine--tRNA ligase gives MKTIKQSLNLPKTKFPMKANLAVKEIEILKIWEKNKLYDNLHLHNKKKKIFSLHDGPPYANGDIHIGHAVNKILKDIILKFKRMSGFFAPYIPCWDCHGLPIEQKIEQILKKKINNINKNQFRKICHKYVLKQVDKQKKDFIRLGILADWDNINLTIDYMNQANTINVLAKIVEKGYIYRDLRPIHWCFHCQSSLAEAEIEYQKKSSLSLYILFMIKNHNLLKIKSKKPIQEKINTIINVSIIVFTTTPWTLPTCQAIAVNPNLQYQLIKIKKKYYICEKKLTKEIIKKNNIKKYKIIGYINGKKLENLKCTHPFLNISIPIILSLHVSNELGTGAVHMSPDHGYEDFLACKKYNIRPTQIVNSYGFYDLPKFYPLNNMHIFDIENIILKLLNNNDKIFFLENIQHSYPHCWRHKKPVILRTTPQWFIRLSDPLLKDNILKEIKKVLWIPEWGKNKMKIMLKNRPDWCISRQRTWGIPIPFFIHKYTGQLHPDTVSIMKKIAKKIQIYGYTIWWESNTDTWLKKNADMYKKIDDILDVWFESGSNHQLKIYKHNISNIPNYTANLYLEGSDQHRGWFMSSLITSVITKNHAPYQSVLTHGFVINELGQKMSKSLDNNKKPKDIVQKWGADILRLWVAYTNYTNDISISEKILHQISDHYRRIRNTIRFLFSNIFDFKKNTHIIKYEKMLLLDQWMLDVTYRYQKKIIKNYSNYNFHEVVQKIINFCSIKLGSCYLELIKDRLYTTNSNSIERRSSQTTIFYILNTLIRWIAPILSFTAEEAWNYFNFKQKESIFTKRWFKKIKPLPKNVPYNTFFWKKIFIIRYEINKYIEQAKKSKYIRNSLEIVLTLYVDKKLFKLLLSFNNELKYIFLVSETQLRRYSSAPTIAYCNKNIKNLKVIIKKSNKIKCPRCWHYSKKINFIKNNTNICYKCLININQTGKKHIFL, from the coding sequence ATGAAAACGATTAAACAATCCTTAAATTTACCTAAAACTAAATTTCCTATGAAAGCAAATTTAGCTGTAAAAGAAATAGAAATATTGAAAATTTGGGAAAAGAATAAATTATACGATAACTTACATCTACACAATAAAAAAAAAAAAATTTTCTCTTTACATGACGGACCACCCTATGCTAATGGAGATATTCATATTGGCCATGCTGTTAATAAAATATTAAAAGATATAATATTAAAATTTAAACGTATGTCTGGATTTTTTGCACCTTATATTCCTTGTTGGGATTGTCATGGATTACCTATTGAACAAAAAATAGAACAAATACTTAAAAAAAAAATAAATAATATCAATAAAAATCAATTTCGCAAAATATGTCATAAATATGTATTAAAACAAGTTGATAAACAAAAAAAAGATTTTATAAGATTAGGTATCTTAGCAGATTGGGACAATATAAACTTAACTATAGATTACATGAATCAAGCTAATACCATAAATGTATTAGCCAAAATTGTTGAAAAAGGATATATTTATCGTGATCTTAGACCTATTCATTGGTGTTTTCATTGTCAATCTTCCTTAGCTGAAGCTGAAATAGAATATCAAAAAAAAAGTTCACTATCTCTTTATATTTTATTTATGATAAAAAATCATAATTTATTAAAAATAAAATCTAAAAAACCAATCCAAGAAAAAATAAATACTATTATTAATGTTTCAATTATTGTTTTTACTACTACACCTTGGACATTACCAACATGTCAAGCCATTGCTGTTAATCCAAATCTACAATATCAATTAATAAAAATTAAAAAAAAATATTATATTTGTGAAAAAAAGTTAACAAAAGAAATAATTAAAAAAAATAATATCAAAAAATATAAAATTATTGGTTATATAAATGGAAAAAAATTAGAAAACTTAAAATGTACACATCCATTTTTAAATATTTCTATCCCTATTATATTATCCTTACATGTATCTAATGAACTAGGAACTGGAGCAGTACATATGTCTCCAGATCACGGATACGAAGATTTTTTAGCCTGTAAAAAATATAACATAAGACCTACTCAAATAGTTAATTCATACGGATTTTATGATCTACCAAAATTTTATCCATTAAATAATATGCATATTTTTGATATAGAAAATATAATTTTAAAATTATTAAATAATAATGATAAAATATTTTTTTTAGAAAATATCCAACACTCTTATCCACACTGTTGGCGTCATAAAAAACCTGTTATTTTACGAACTACACCACAATGGTTTATCAGACTATCTGATCCTTTACTGAAAGATAATATATTAAAAGAAATCAAAAAAGTTTTATGGATTCCTGAATGGGGAAAAAATAAAATGAAAATTATGTTAAAAAATAGACCTGATTGGTGTATATCTCGACAAAGAACTTGGGGTATTCCAATTCCATTTTTTATACATAAATATACCGGTCAACTACATCCTGATACTGTTTCTATTATGAAAAAAATAGCAAAAAAGATTCAAATATACGGTTATACAATATGGTGGGAATCTAATACAGATACTTGGTTAAAAAAAAATGCTGATATGTATAAAAAAATTGACGACATACTTGATGTATGGTTTGAATCAGGATCAAATCATCAACTTAAAATATATAAACATAATATCAGTAATATACCAAATTATACAGCCAATTTATATTTAGAAGGATCAGATCAACATCGTGGTTGGTTTATGTCATCACTAATTACATCAGTAATTACTAAAAATCATGCTCCATATCAATCAGTATTAACACATGGATTTGTTATTAATGAACTTGGTCAAAAAATGTCTAAATCATTAGATAATAACAAAAAACCTAAAGATATTGTCCAAAAATGGGGAGCAGATATTTTAAGACTATGGGTAGCTTATACAAATTATACTAATGATATATCTATTTCTGAAAAAATATTGCACCAAATTTCTGATCATTATAGAAGAATTAGAAATACAATAAGGTTTTTATTCTCTAATATTTTTGATTTTAAAAAAAATACTCATATCATAAAATATGAAAAAATGTTACTGTTAGACCAATGGATGCTAGATGTAACCTATAGATATCAAAAAAAAATTATCAAAAATTATTCAAATTATAATTTTCATGAAGTAGTACAAAAAATTATTAATTTTTGCTCTATTAAATTAGGATCTTGTTATTTAGAGTTAATTAAAGATCGATTATATACTACAAATAGTAATAGTATAGAAAGACGGAGCAGTCAAACAACAATATTTTATATATTAAATACCCTTATACGATGGATTGCTCCTATATTATCATTTACTGCAGAAGAAGCATGGAATTATTTTAATTTCAAACAAAAAGAATCTATATTTACTAAAAGATGGTTTAAAAAAATTAAACCACTTCCAAAAAACGTTCCCTATAATACATTTTTTTGGAAAAAAATATTTATTATTAGGTATGAAATTAATAAATATATTGAACAAGCAAAAAAAAGTAAATATATACGTAATTCATTAGAAATAGTACTAACGTTATATGTGGATAAAAAATTATTTAAATTACTTTTATCTTTTAATAATGAATTAAAATATATTTTCTTAGTATCTGAAACACAATTACGTCGATATTCCTCTGCACCTACAATAGCTTATTGCAATAAAAATATTAAAAATTTAAAAGTAATAATTAAAAAAAGCAATAAAATTAAATGCCCAAGGTGTTGGCATTATTCAAAAAAAATCAATTTTATAAAAAATAATACAAATATTTGTTATAAATGCCTTATCAATATCAATCAAACAGGAAAAAAACATATTTTTCTATAA
- the rpsT gene encoding 30S ribosomal protein S20, which produces MANIKSSKKHAIVSKKRREFNSSKRSTIKTFIKKVYFFIKQKDKEKANQAFSTLQSIIDRYVVKRILHANKAARHKSILIKHIKQIS; this is translated from the coding sequence ATGGCAAATATCAAATCATCTAAAAAACATGCAATTGTTTCTAAAAAAAGAAGAGAATTTAATTCTAGTAAACGATCTACTATTAAAACTTTTATAAAGAAGGTGTATTTTTTTATTAAACAAAAAGATAAAGAAAAAGCGAATCAAGCATTTTCTACATTACAGTCTATCATTGATAGATATGTTGTAAAAAGAATTTTGCATGCAAATAAGGCTGCTAGACACAAATCTATATTAATTAAACATATCAAGCAGATTTCTTGA
- the dnaJ gene encoding molecular chaperone DnaJ, with amino-acid sequence MTQQDYYKILGVSNTANEREIKRAYKKLAIKYHPDRNQGNKTAEEKFKKIKQAYEILSDSKKRNAYDEYGHAAFEQNHNTSGFHSSFTTSTSDLNDIFGDVFGDIFGSNRNNTKKKGSDLQYNINLTLEEAVRGTTKEIKIPTLNICKSCSGQGSAYGAQPQTCTSCNGHGHIQMRKGFFSVQQTCSTCQGNGTVIKNPCKICYGQGRIKASKKLSIKIPAGVDTNDRIRLNHEGEAGQCGAQSGDLYIQITVKKHPIFIREDNNLHCNVPINFVIAALGGEIEVPTLTGRIKLKIPSETQSGKLFRIRGKGVKSVRKGYVGDLLCKIIVETPVKLNTFQKNLLQKLGKSFGEVKGENHSPQSKRFFDSVKRFFDNLTQ; translated from the coding sequence ATGACACAACAAGATTACTATAAAATACTAGGAGTTTCTAATACTGCTAATGAACGTGAAATAAAAAGAGCTTATAAAAAACTCGCTATAAAATATCATCCTGATCGTAATCAAGGAAACAAAACAGCAGAAGAAAAATTTAAAAAAATTAAACAAGCATATGAAATTCTCAGTGATTCAAAAAAACGAAACGCATATGATGAATATGGACATGCAGCATTTGAACAAAATCATAATACTAGCGGGTTTCATAGTAGCTTTACAACATCAACATCCGATTTAAATGACATATTTGGTGATGTTTTTGGTGATATTTTTGGAAGTAATAGAAACAATACTAAAAAAAAAGGATCTGATTTACAATATAATATTAATCTTACATTAGAAGAAGCTGTACGGGGAACTACAAAAGAAATCAAGATACCAACATTAAATATATGTAAATCATGTTCTGGACAAGGATCTGCATATGGTGCACAACCACAAACATGTACATCTTGTAATGGTCATGGACACATACAAATGAGAAAAGGATTTTTTAGTGTCCAACAAACATGCTCTACTTGCCAGGGAAATGGAACAGTTATTAAAAATCCATGTAAAATATGTTATGGACAAGGTCGTATTAAAGCATCTAAAAAATTATCTATTAAAATTCCAGCAGGTGTTGATACTAATGATCGTATTAGACTAAATCATGAAGGTGAAGCAGGCCAATGTGGTGCACAATCAGGAGATTTATATATACAAATTACAGTAAAAAAACATCCTATTTTTATTAGAGAAGATAATAATCTTCATTGTAATGTTCCTATTAATTTTGTAATTGCTGCTTTAGGTGGAGAAATTGAAGTACCAACATTAACAGGAAGAATAAAACTAAAAATACCATCTGAAACACAATCAGGTAAATTATTTAGAATAAGGGGTAAAGGAGTAAAATCAGTACGAAAAGGATATGTAGGAGATTTATTGTGCAAAATAATAGTAGAGACACCTGTAAAATTAAATACTTTTCAAAAAAATCTATTACAAAAACTAGGAAAAAGTTTTGGTGAAGTTAAAGGAGAAAACCATAGTCCCCAATCTAAAAGATTTTTTGATAGCGTTAAAAGATTTTTTGATAATCTTACACAATAA